Part of the Thermococcus sp. genome is shown below.
AGGAACTTCACGACCTCCTCAAAACTCTCGAACTTCTTCACCCTCCCGGATTGAGTGAACCCTGAGAAGAGCCTGTCCACCTTCCTGACAGAGTAACCCGTTCCACGCTTGTACTTCCTGATCACGAAATACGAATTCCCTGAATGCCGCCTGAACCCCAACTCACTCGCAAGGATCCAAACCTCATTCACCGCACTCATGCGCGACCCTCCTCAATCAGCTCGTCAGGGACTTCCAACACGAGGAAACCGTCGTCAACGTAGAACTCCAGCTCTCCATTCAATAGCATCTTAGTCAGCTCCCATATCACGTCGTTGTCAAAGTCCCTCAGCTCCTCGTCGTACTCGTTACCCATGTGCTCAAGCACAAAACCCAAATCCAGAGTGAATCTCATGCCCATCCCTCCCTGGCAATCGCCAAGGGGCCGTCACGGAAGACGAGGCCCCTCCTCGAGAGGTCGTCGAGGATGGCCTGAGCGTCCCTCACGTCAATGTGCAGCTCTCTAGCAAGCTCGCGCGGGCTGACCCACCGCTCCCTGGCGAGCTCGAGAGCGCGCAGGCGGAGAGTGTCGTAGTCCCTCATGAGCGACCCTCCCGGCGCTCTGAAGAAGATGAAGCCGGGGCCGGGATCGGCCCCTCTTTGAGAACCTTTGCCGCGAGGGCTATCTTCTCCTCGGCATCCTTCCAGTTCTTGGCCTCGACTTCTACCTCAAAAGAATCCTCAATCATGTCGACGTAGCTCATGCCATACTCCTCTATCGCGTCGTCCTCATCCATCCATTCGCCCTCAATCAGGACGATAAGGAATTTGTACTTCATTCGTACCCCTCCTCTGGAATGAAGGCAACGTAGAGCTTTCCGGGCCCCTTTGCGTAGATAACTCCATCTAACCCAACGATTTCGACTTCCTGTCCATCCTCCAGAGTTACTACCGAGAATATCTCTCCAATCATGTCTTCGTCGATCTCATAGCCGAGGGCCTCAGCAAACTCCACTAAAGGTTCCGGCATCTCAAACCACCTCTTTCGAAATGGTAGCCCGGCGGGGAGTCGAACCCCGGTCGCCGGATCCAAAGTCCGGCATGCTTGCCCCTACACCACCGGGCTGCCCGATCCGCCTGAGCTTTTGGAGAACCGCGTTGATTATCTCGAGCCGCCCCTCCTCGTAAGCCGCCTTGAGGGGCTCGCCGCGGATAGAATACGAAAACCTCAAATTCTCCGCCTTGGCCTTCTCCTCCTCAAGCCACGCTACCACGTCCTCAATGCCCTCCTGCGGTCGGGCCCGCCTCAGCTCGTTGGAGACAAACTCCCAAAACCCGGCTTCCGACTCAGACATCCGCCTTCACCTCCAGCTTTTTCTCCTGGAGCTTCAGGAGAAACGGGCCGAACAAGGCCCGGTAATCCGCGTTAGAACCAACCACTTCAGCCACAACATCGAAACCGTACTCCAGCACGAGCCGTTTGAGGCCATTATTACCCACGCTCTTCAAGAACTCCTCAGCCTTCGCCTTAGTCCGCCAGTCAGAAGCCCACCCCTCATAATCCTCCAACCACTTCCTCAGCGTCTTCTCAATCTTCGCCCTCGGAACCTCGACGGCAGGCTGGCCCTCCTTGGTAGATTTGGGGGCTTCAACCTTCAGGCTCTTCATGGCTTTAAGCGTGTCCTCGCGGACGATTTTCGCGAAGCGGACGTTCTCATTATTCGGCCGGTAGAGGACGATGCCCTCAAGCTCCTTAATGCCTGGTAAGGGCCTGATGACCTCAGGAATCCTACCGTTCTCATCAACCATGATGAAGTACTGCTGCATTACCTTGACCTGCTCTTGTGGGGCGAGAATATTCAACTCGCGCATGAGGTCATTCCACGTGAGGCCCTCCTCGACCGCCTTTGGAATGGCGAGGAGAATCTTAGACCACTTCGAGGCGAGTTTCGGTTTGTTGTTCTTACAGTCAAAGAGCTTAGAAGCGCAGTCCTCGAGCTTCTTTTCGAGTTCTTCTATTTCTTTCCTTAGTTTCTCATTTTCTTCAGCCAGTTCCTTATTGCGGAGGACATATTCAGCTACCTGCACGTTTGATGCAGATTCTACTAGCGCCACTATCACGTCAGTTCTAGAAACGCCGGGCCGAGTCATTTCATCTATCTTCTGGAGGATTGAAAGAGGGAGCCTTAAAGAGATGTGTTCAGTTGGTTCATCCCACTTGCGAGGTCTTCCTGTTCCTGTTTTTGGCCCGGCATACCTCATTGTATTCACCCTTTAATTGCCTTATAAGCGTCCCAAGCCTCCAGAATCAGCTCAGACCATGTTAGGCCCCTCTTGGATTTCTCCCGATCCATCTCTTCGTAAGCATCGTAGGGAATCCATGCTTCAACCCTCTTCACAGGTCCTTCCCACTTGCGGGGTCGTCCCATACGTTCACCTCCATATGGGTATGAATAATTCTTACGTAAGAGATATTCATACTAAACTATAAAATCCTTTTGGTCGTTCCAGTGAACATTTGTTCGAGACAAAGAACAAAATTCATACCAAGTATGAATAATGTTCACTTCAGAAAATTTTGTGTTACAAAATTCATGAATGTTACTTGACTGTAAAGTAATACACTTGAATTTTGTAACACATAAAATTGTTCCAAAAAATGCGCCAATTTGGAGGGAGTTTCAAATTTACACGTCTCTGAAATTGCTTCTTTTCTGTGAAATATAGATATGTATATAACTAATTTTCAATAATAGAATAAGAATAATAAGACCTGGACTTTTCGATAAGTTGTGATTCTTCATCAGCAGTTATGATCCTGAATGGCTTGTGTGTTAATTTTGAGAGCAAGGATTTTCCTTTTGGATTGACTAGGTCATCAAATTTGTGAAATCCTACGAGAAGGACTTCAATGATAGAGTCTTGGGTTATCCCCAACTCTTCCCGTACTTCTTGTGGAATCGTAATGAGTCCCTTGGAACTGAGCTTGGCTACAATATAGGCAACCCCTGTAATTATAAGTT
Proteins encoded:
- a CDS encoding AbrB/MazE/SpoVT family DNA-binding domain-containing protein: MKESKEPLAKFHASINTKGQIVIPKKDRELLGLAKDDIVEVIVRKILKSDDKLIITGVAYIVAKLSSKGLITIPQEVREELGITQDSIIEVLLVGFHKFDDLVNPKGKSLLSKLTHKPFRIITADEESQLIEKSRSYYSYSIIEN